caccattgtTATCCAGACCCCCTAGTGATCATATTGAACGGTGGcatcgtctcagatggtttgcatcttcccaatgcaattttCTCGATGCAATTTTCATTAACTAaagaattaaagaggagagagataTCGGTTTAcatcttcccaatgcaattttCCCTCCACATGATAATCTGACACGGAAAACCCGCACATACACTTATTTGTGAGCGGAGGGAGTAGTCCATAGAGGATTGTCATTAATTTATAAAAACAATCTTAGGGTTAACAATGTACCCTTACATAGGATCACCCACTTAAAGGTTTAGTGACATTCAGAATGTGAGCGCGATAGAAAAAAATGAAGAAAGTGGTTTTGAAAGTTGTTCAGAGAGTCTTGAATTATTCTAGATGCGTACGAAATATGACCGAGAGGGTCCGAAATTATTACAGATGCAAGGTATCACAAGATtataaaaacatcccaaaaggtaTGGAATGTTGCGTGAAAGATTCAGAAGGATCTGCAAGTTAATCTTTAGAGGAGATGAACTTGATTTGAAGAAGCTTCTGAGCAACCAACGGAGGATTGTTTTCATAATCCAAAATTTATTTGTTCAACAAGCTAGGGGTTCATATCAACATGTTTGGATCAGAGACACAATGTAGATGATCAATAACTTCTCTCGAATTTTACTATCGGTGTAACCACATATATCCGAACACATAGGATCGCACACTTAAAGGCTAAGCGACatttaaaatatgaatatgatAGAAAAAATGAATAAAGTGGTTCTGAAATTTGTTTGCGGAGTCTCCTATTATTTAAGAGGTGTCCAGAATGAATGTGAGTGTCCGAAATGGGAATGTGCGTTTATGGAAGACATCGGAAGGTGATACAAACATCCCGGAAGGACTGAAACATTCCAGAAAAGGTTAGGAAGGGACCGGAAGGCCAAACCCGAAGAGGCCCGCCAATGGAAGAAAGAGTCCATGTAGCTTTGGTGGCATTTGCTAATTCATATTACATGCTTTAATGAATTTAGCCAGCTCATTTCTATATCTAAGCATATACAGACTGTTTCGGCCTAAGCTTTAGCTGTGGAGGCCCTCGATCGTGGACATGTTTTCTTAGAGAAATGCTGAAAGAGAGGAGCTGCACCAATAAGCAGTTGAACAAACACACTTCGTGATTTTTGCACTGAACTAGTGCACACCACATGTATATGATGCCACTTTTGCCGTGGCGGTGCAACATATGCTTCTCAAACATCAAGAATATCAAGCCCTAAATTAAATTTCTGCTAGTACGTACCACCATGTACATACCTACCGGACTTGCTCCAATGCCAAAAACGACAAGCAATCCACCCGGAAATTAACCTACTGTACCACCTATGCACAGGCGCACCTATGCACAACAGATCAATCAGACCACACGACACGAGGCCCAACCCGAACGAACACATTGTGTTTCTGGTCAATGGGATCACCGCAGCTGCGCGTGCGCGATGGCCTGCTCGAGCTGCTGCAGGGCCGCCTGGTAGCCGACGAAGCCCATGAACCAGAACTCGAAGCCGTCCTCCGTCACGAGCTGGACGTACTTCTGCTCCGGCCGGTGCTTGTTCTCGCTCGGTTTCGCCGTCTTCACCTTCGTCAGCGGGACGGACACCTTGTAGGGCACCCGCACCGTGTCGCCCTTGGGGGAGGTCAGCGCCAGCGGCCGGTCGCTGCGGAAGGCCACCCTCTCCGTCGACACGAAGAGCATCCCGGCGATCGGGCCGGCAGTGGTGGACAGGTAGCACTGCGAGGCCTTGAGGAGCTT
This region of Lolium perenne isolate Kyuss_39 chromosome 2, Kyuss_2.0, whole genome shotgun sequence genomic DNA includes:
- the LOC127335672 gene encoding putative GEM-like protein 8, encoding MEKAGCDHVIGIPVSNRAFGIEEPEFPSKGATCHGNAKYSTANTRASGKSGRAGDKFAKGIKEHVTLGPKLYDTIRGKLSLATRVLHAGGVENVFRRWFAVEDGEKLLKASQCYLSTTAGPIAGMLFVSTERVAFRSDRPLALTSPKGDTVRVPYKVSVPLTKVKTAKPSENKHRPEQKYVQLVTEDGFEFWFMGFVGYQAALQQLEQAIAHAQLR